Genomic segment of Labrenzia sp. CE80:
TTGTGCGACTTCGACCGAGATGTAGTCGTCGTCGCTGGTCTCCTGGTAGATCGAGAAAGTGAGACCATCAATAACATCATCAATCACATTGCTATCGCGCGTGACCTCAATGCCGTCGACAATGATGATGGCATCCTGTGACGATTGGAGCTCGCTTGTAAAAGCTCCTGAACTGTCAGTCACTCCGAGGGACTGACCGATATCATCACCCGAAACAGAGGACATGACGATGTCCTGTCCGGTCTCGGTCGCGCTGAGAACAATTTGGAATTCGGTATCCGAGACCTGGATCACAGATGCGGAAACACCGCTCACATCAGATACAAGGTTTATTTCCTCGACGATCTCATCGAGAGACATATCCTCGGTGATCGTAATCTCACTTGCCGTTTCATCTTCATCATACTCTGCCCCGTCCAGCTCGAGTGTGAAGGTGCCTGACAGTCCGACCTCGGCCGTGCTGTCGGCGTAAACGTCACCGGCCACTTTCTGACTGGTAGCAAGCTGAGAGATCTCGAGCTGATAAGTCGCGACGTCGACACCATCATCAGCGGTCACCACGACAGCGGATTCGGCTGTCACATCGCCGTACCCGGTCAGATAGGCTTCGCGTACAGAAAAGACATCATCCGACTCAGTGAGGGTGTCGCCGGTTCCGCGAATTGTATCAAGTGCATCCTCCATATCCTGGAGGAGGGATTGCATCTCTTCATAGGCTGCAATCTCGGCTTCGTTCTCTTCTATCTTTGTCTCGATAGTGTCTGCTGGAAGCTCTTTTTGCAGCACAGCGGCTTCGATCAATGCGTCCCAGTCAATGTCGGAACTCGCGTTCGCTGTGGCGGTGTAGACGGTTTCAGTCGTGGTCACCGCAGTCGATGTTGTGTCGGTTACGCTCATCACGAAGGTCCGGTTCTAGCGAGATTGCAATGGCACCGGGCCGCCCATGACACCGCCGGAGCGAGGCATCAAATGGGGTGTTCTAGGCGGCCCGGTAACTGGATGTTAGCGGATCAGGGAGAGCAGGTTCTCTGGCATTTCGTTTGCCTGGGTGGCCGCTGCAACTGCGGCCTGAACCTTCACGCTGGCCGCAGACAATGTTGCTTGTTCTTTTGCAATATCGACATCGGCGATGGCGGATTGTGCGGCATCCAGGTTTTCGATGCTGGTGTCGATCTGTGCAGACCGGAAATCAAACCGCGACATCGTTGCACCCATTTCAGCCCGTGCGTTTGAAACTTCGTCGATGGCCATGTCGAGCACCGAGAGAGCTTCGGCAGCACCGTCTGCTGTTGATACGTCCAGGCCAGAAATGCCGAGGGCTTCGGCGGTCAGTTCTGGCAGAGACAAATTGATTGTATCTGCAGAGGAGGAGCCGACCACAACTTCAGCGCCCGTGGTGTCGACTTCGGTAGATGTACCGGTTGTCGTGCCTGCGGTCAGACCAAGAGTGGCCAGGTTCAAGGTTCCGGTTACGTCTGCCAGTGTAATCGATGCGTCATCGCCGGTGTCGAGCGAGGTCAGGGTCAGCGTGCCGGACTCATTGGACGCAGTGATCGTATACTCACCCTCATTCTGAAGGCCATCGTTGATCAGCGTCACCATTTCGTCCACGGTCATCGTCGTGTCGTCGGTGGTCAGTTCGATTTCGATATCGTTGATGCTGATGGTGCCGCTTGTATCCGCGGTTACAGTGGCATCGGCGCTGGCGCCTGTTACGATTGCTGCGGTGTCAATTGTATCATCCGAGAAGTCGCTCGATCCATCCAGCAAGCTTTGGCCATTGTACCGCGTGCTTTCAGCGATTCCGTCAATTTCCTCGAGAAGCTGCTCGAATTCAGCTTGGATGTAGGCGCGCTCTGTGTCAGTCACCGTGCCCGAAGCCGATTGTGACGAGAGCGTCTTCATACGTTCAAGAATATCGCTGACGTTTGCTGCACCACCGTCGGCTGTCTGCAGAACTGAAATGCCGTGCGAGGCATTGGTTGACGCCTGCTCGAGTGTTGCGACATCAGATGAAATCTTGGTCGCTATCGCCAGGCCGGCCGCATCATCGGAGGCTTTGGTGATGTTTGAGCCACTTGCGAGTTTCGCAAGGGATTCAGATTGGTCGGCGGCATTTGAATTCAGGTAGCGGACCGCCGTGTTGGCCGCGGTATTGGTCGAAATAACAGGCATCGTCTTCTCCTCATGTCACAGGATCCACGCTCGTCTGCGGCGCGGTCAGCACGATTGGTCGCGCTCTGACTGTTGAACGGAGGAGAAGTTCGAATTCAGGCGATTTTTAATTTCGGGTGATTTAAGTAGAGTTAACTATTTGTAAATGCAGCCAAGATATCGGCGCCCTGCTTTTTGAGTAATTGTCTAAGTTTTTGGCGCCCGCGTTTCAGTAGGGACTCCACAGCCGACACTGTTGTGTCCATGATTTCAGCTATCTCGCCATTGCTCATGTTCTCATTGTAGGAGAAGACGATCGCGATGCGTTGCTGGTCGGGAAGCTTCATCATGGCGCTTTCCAGCAATTCGGTTACTTCTTGTCTTTCCAGGTCCTGCGTCTGGTTGCAGCTGGTGTCTTCCAATTCAGGTAGCTCGTCGACGGTCTCGGTCCTTGGCTTGCGGAGGAGGTCAATGCAGCGGTTGCTGACGACCCTGAAAAGCCAGGTGGAAAATTTGGCCAGTCCGCTTTGCCACATCTGCCGACGTGTCCAGACTTGGAGAAACGCATCCTGAACAACGTCTTCTGCATCCTGCCCATTTTGTAGGATGCGGTAGGCGACTG
This window contains:
- a CDS encoding RNA polymerase sigma factor, producing MHANPITPRSEMDLKVLSDDELLALIASDREDAFQTLVERHVDRGYAVAYRILQNGQDAEDVVQDAFLQVWTRRQMWQSGLAKFSTWLFRVVSNRCIDLLRKPRTETVDELPELEDTSCNQTQDLERQEVTELLESAMMKLPDQQRIAIVFSYNENMSNGEIAEIMDTTVSAVESLLKRGRQKLRQLLKKQGADILAAFTNS
- the fliD gene encoding flagellar filament capping protein FliD, which gives rise to MSVTDTTSTAVTTTETVYTATANASSDIDWDALIEAAVLQKELPADTIETKIEENEAEIAAYEEMQSLLQDMEDALDTIRGTGDTLTESDDVFSVREAYLTGYGDVTAESAVVVTADDGVDVATYQLEISQLATSQKVAGDVYADSTAEVGLSGTFTLELDGAEYDEDETASEITITEDMSLDEIVEEINLVSDVSGVSASVIQVSDTEFQIVLSATETGQDIVMSSVSGDDIGQSLGVTDSSGAFTSELQSSQDAIIIVDGIEVTRDSNVIDDVIDGLTFSIYQETSDDDYISVEVAQSLTTIQDAIYTLVDTYNAYREWALTQQEVSSSGGASDDAVLFGDSTMRLANSSIASSLATIIDDEGMSLLGLSYDSSNYLEVDDDTLSDALLNNLDAMESLLLFDMETSSSDLALLARNTSMPEELSLDIDVDSDGNVSNVYVDGVEGLFEVSGTRIVGVDGSIYDGISFVFTGTESQTVDMTFSSGLAENLFNVVNQYADEDDGVLTEIITTLSDQNTDYEEEYDSIISDADDYRDYLTELYASYQSAIEEAESDLEYLEALLSSGD
- a CDS encoding flagellin, whose protein sequence is MPVISTNTAANTAVRYLNSNAADQSESLAKLASGSNITKASDDAAGLAIATKISSDVATLEQASTNASHGISVLQTADGGAANVSDILERMKTLSSQSASGTVTDTERAYIQAEFEQLLEEIDGIAESTRYNGQSLLDGSSDFSDDTIDTAAIVTGASADATVTADTSGTISINDIEIELTTDDTTMTVDEMVTLINDGLQNEGEYTITASNESGTLTLTSLDTGDDASITLADVTGTLNLATLGLTAGTTTGTSTEVDTTGAEVVVGSSSADTINLSLPELTAEALGISGLDVSTADGAAEALSVLDMAIDEVSNARAEMGATMSRFDFRSAQIDTSIENLDAAQSAIADVDIAKEQATLSAASVKVQAAVAAATQANEMPENLLSLIR